In a genomic window of Oncorhynchus keta strain PuntledgeMale-10-30-2019 chromosome 28, Oket_V2, whole genome shotgun sequence:
- the LOC118361592 gene encoding cyclic nucleotide-gated cation channel beta-3-like isoform X1 — protein sequence MFGKLKRMFIPQPPTAPVSASAAASAPAPVSAPAPASASAAAPAPAPAPIPAPATAPAPAPAMQEHKPADKENGAKKEDKPAEPAHNPAPASATSPASAAAPAAAPAATPAPATAPASAAAPAAAPAPAATPANPGQEEAEGEEVPPPPPPPIVVNRYSDDQLRVIVKRMRERTEIYREKLIDPHASSPEFSPPVTPIYRKKDYEILMKERLIKEEQDRIKKEGEDLQKKEAAEKKKQEMAEKKAAEQKAKDEAKASEPVVKPTVGQEVAAFLDRRLKPIEDAMDSVLPSTIDPFSDRTYIAWLTLVTLAFNYNTWFMTARLCFPYHTPEWIPYWITMDLVADFIYLIDSIFFQARKQFVKGGDVVKDRIMTKAYYRNSERFKMDMIAMAPIDLLCFHFGYKSIFRFNRMIKVDTFFEFSDRLESLMSKAYIWRVVRTIGYLLFMLHLNACAYYVASAYQGIGKTTWVYTGKGSAYLRCYYYAVRSLINIGGLPEPHTVFEITFQLTNFFVGVFVFSSLIGQMRDVIGAATTGQTYFRSSMDNTVYYMVSNNIPKLCQNRIRTWYNYTWDAQGMLDESELLEQMPLVMRTAIAVDINLATFQKIDLFKGCDNQMLVDMLLRLKSIIYLPGDFVVQKGDIGKEMYIIKSGAVQVVGGPDNSIVFVTLKAGCVFGEISLLQSSKDGGNRRTANVKAHGFANLSVLEKKDLFEILVHYPMAQKVLARKGKKLMKAKGPAAAKAVEDKKKGLALFGPKPPTPKMLRVLGGSKGFLEKLKQATQNHKD from the exons ATGTTTGGCAAATTGAAGAGGATGTTTATCCCCCAACCCCCAACAGCCCCGGTCTCTGCCTCAGCCGCGGCCTCTGCCCCAGCCCCGGTCTCTGCTCCAGCCCCGGCCTCTGCCTCAGCCGCGGCCCCTGCTCCAGCCCCGGCTCCTATTCCAGCCCCGGCCACAGCCCCAGCTCCTGCACCTGCTATG CAGGAACATAAGCCTGCAGATAAAGAAAATGGGGCCAAGAAAGAGGATAAACCAGCAG AGCCTGCACATAACCCAGCCCCGGCCTCAGCCACTTCCCCAGCATCTGCTGCGGCTCCAGCTGCAGCCCCAGCCGCTACTCCAGCCCCGGCCACTGCCCCAGCATCTGCTGCGGCTCCAGctgcagccccagccccagccgcTACCCCAGCCAACCCTGGCCAGGAGGAAGCAGAGGG AGAAGAAgttccccctcctccaccacctcctatAGTGGTAAATAGGTACTCTGATGATCAGCTCCGGGTCATAgtgaagaggatgagagagagaacagaaataTACAGAGAGAAGCTCATAGACCCACACGCATCCTCACCCGAATTCAGCCCTCCAGTCA CTCCCATTTATCGAAAAAAGGATTATGAAATATTAATGAAGGAGAGGCTAATAAAAGAAGAGCAAGATAGGATAAAGAAAGAAGGGGAAGACTTACAAAAGAAAGAGGCGGCAGAGAAGAAAAAGCAGGAGATGGCGGAGAAGAAAGCGGCAGAGCAAAAAGCGAAAGATGAAGCAAAAGCGTCGGAGCCTGTGGTCAAACCAACCGTCGGCCAGGAAGTTGCCGCCTTCCTTGACAGGAGGCTAAAACCCATCGAGGATGCGATGGACTCAGTGCTGCCATCCACCATAGATCCATTCTCAG atcgcACGTACATCGCGTGGCTCACTCTGGTGACTCTGGCCTTCAACTACAACACCTGGTTCATGACGGCTCGTCTGTGTTTCCCCTACCACACCCCGGAGTGGATCCCTTACTGGATAACCATGGACCTTGTGGCTGATTTCATCTATCTCATTGACTCAATCTTCTTCCAGGCCCGCAAGCAGTTCGTCAAAGGAGGGGACGTTGTT AAAGACAGGATTATGACCAAAGCGTACTACAGAAACTCTGAGAGATTTAAG ATGGACATGATAGCAATGGCACCCATAGACTTGCTATGCTTCCATTTCGGGTACAAATCCATCTTCAGATTCAATCGAATGATAAAG GTGGACACATTCTTTGAGTTCAGTGATCGTCTGGAGAGCCTCATGTCCAAGGCCTACATTTGGAG AGTGGTCCGCACCATTGGCTACCTGCTCTTCATGCTCCACCTCAATGCCTGCGCCTACTACGTGGCCTCGGCCTACCAGGGCATCGGCAAGACCACATGGGTCTACACTGGCAAAGGCAGCGC GTACTTGCGTTGTTACTATTACGCAGTCCGCAGTCTGATCAACATCGGTGGTCTTCCAGAGCCCCACACAGTCTTTGAGATTACCTTTCAGTTGACAAACTTTTTCGTGGGTGTCTTCGTGTTCTCCAGTTTGATTGGACAG ATGAGAGATGTCATTGGGGCAGCCACCACAGGCCAGACCTACTTTCGTTCCTCCATGGACAACACTGTGTATTATATGGTGTCAAATAACATCCCCAAACTATGCCAGAACAGAATACGCACCTGGTACAACTACACCTGGGACGCCCAGGGCATGCTGG ATGAGTCTGAGCTGCTGGAGCAGATGCCTCTCGTCATGAGGACAGCCATTGCTGTTGACATCAACCTGGCTACCTTCCAGAAAATTGATCTATTTAAG GGTTGTGATAACCAGATGTTGGTAGACATGTTGCTGAGGCTTAAGTCTATTATATATCTACCTGGGGACTTTGTGGTGCAGAAG GGAGATATTGGTAAAGAGATGTACATAATCAAGTCTGGAGCAGTACAGGTGGTTGGTGGACCAGATAACTCCATCGTGTTCGTTACACTGAAGGCCGGCTGTGTGTTTGGAGAAATCAG TCTGTTGCAATCGTCTAAAGATGGCGGGAACAGGAGGACGGCTAATGTCAAAGCTCACGGCTTTGCTAACCTGTCCGTCCTGGAAAAGAAGGATCTCTTTGAAATTCTGGTCCACTACCCAATGGCTCAGAAGGTTCTAGCCAGGAAAGGAAA GAAACTGATGAAGGCTAAGGGTCCAGCTGCTGCTAAGGCTGTTGAAGATAAAAAGAAAGGACTGGCGCTGTTCGGACCCAaaccccccactcctaaaatgcTGCGTGTCTTAGGGGGCAGCAAAGGCTTTTTGGAGAAACTCAAG CAAGCCACTCAAAATCATAAAGATTGA
- the LOC118361592 gene encoding cyclic nucleotide-gated cation channel beta-3-like isoform X2 yields MFGKLKRMFIPQPPTAPVSASAAASAPAPVSAPAPASASAAAPAPAPAPIPAPATAPAPAPAMQEHKPADKENGAKKEDKPAEPAHNPAPASATSPASAAAPAAAPAATPAPATAPASAAAPAAAPAPAATPANPGQEEAEGEEVPPPPPPPIVVNRYSDDQLRVIVKRMRERTEIYREKLIDPHASSPEFSPPVTPIYRKKDYEILMKERLIKEEQDRIKKEGEDLQKKEAAEKKKQEMAEKKAAEQKAKDEAKASEPVVKPTVGQEVAAFLDRRLKPIEDAMDSVLPSTIDPFSDRTYIAWLTLVTLAFNYNTWFMTARLCFPYHTPEWIPYWITMDLVADFIYLIDSIFFQARKQFVKGGDVVKDRIMTKAYYRNSERFKMDMIAMAPIDLLCFHFGYKSIFRFNRMIKVDTFFEFSDRLESLMSKAYIWRVVRTIGYLLFMLHLNACAYYVASAYQGIGKTTWVYTGKGSAYLSSFFYAEKSLLMIAELPFPDTLFGQLFQMANYFFGAFFLSIFLGQMRDVIGAATTGQTYFRSSMDNTVYYMVSNNIPKLCQNRIRTWYNYTWDAQGMLDESELLEQMPLVMRTAIAVDINLATFQKIDLFKGCDNQMLVDMLLRLKSIIYLPGDFVVQKGDIGKEMYIIKSGAVQVVGGPDNSIVFVTLKAGCVFGEISLLQSSKDGGNRRTANVKAHGFANLSVLEKKDLFEILVHYPMAQKVLARKGKKLMKAKGPAAAKAVEDKKKGLALFGPKPPTPKMLRVLGGSKGFLEKLKQATQNHKD; encoded by the exons ATGTTTGGCAAATTGAAGAGGATGTTTATCCCCCAACCCCCAACAGCCCCGGTCTCTGCCTCAGCCGCGGCCTCTGCCCCAGCCCCGGTCTCTGCTCCAGCCCCGGCCTCTGCCTCAGCCGCGGCCCCTGCTCCAGCCCCGGCTCCTATTCCAGCCCCGGCCACAGCCCCAGCTCCTGCACCTGCTATG CAGGAACATAAGCCTGCAGATAAAGAAAATGGGGCCAAGAAAGAGGATAAACCAGCAG AGCCTGCACATAACCCAGCCCCGGCCTCAGCCACTTCCCCAGCATCTGCTGCGGCTCCAGCTGCAGCCCCAGCCGCTACTCCAGCCCCGGCCACTGCCCCAGCATCTGCTGCGGCTCCAGctgcagccccagccccagccgcTACCCCAGCCAACCCTGGCCAGGAGGAAGCAGAGGG AGAAGAAgttccccctcctccaccacctcctatAGTGGTAAATAGGTACTCTGATGATCAGCTCCGGGTCATAgtgaagaggatgagagagagaacagaaataTACAGAGAGAAGCTCATAGACCCACACGCATCCTCACCCGAATTCAGCCCTCCAGTCA CTCCCATTTATCGAAAAAAGGATTATGAAATATTAATGAAGGAGAGGCTAATAAAAGAAGAGCAAGATAGGATAAAGAAAGAAGGGGAAGACTTACAAAAGAAAGAGGCGGCAGAGAAGAAAAAGCAGGAGATGGCGGAGAAGAAAGCGGCAGAGCAAAAAGCGAAAGATGAAGCAAAAGCGTCGGAGCCTGTGGTCAAACCAACCGTCGGCCAGGAAGTTGCCGCCTTCCTTGACAGGAGGCTAAAACCCATCGAGGATGCGATGGACTCAGTGCTGCCATCCACCATAGATCCATTCTCAG atcgcACGTACATCGCGTGGCTCACTCTGGTGACTCTGGCCTTCAACTACAACACCTGGTTCATGACGGCTCGTCTGTGTTTCCCCTACCACACCCCGGAGTGGATCCCTTACTGGATAACCATGGACCTTGTGGCTGATTTCATCTATCTCATTGACTCAATCTTCTTCCAGGCCCGCAAGCAGTTCGTCAAAGGAGGGGACGTTGTT AAAGACAGGATTATGACCAAAGCGTACTACAGAAACTCTGAGAGATTTAAG ATGGACATGATAGCAATGGCACCCATAGACTTGCTATGCTTCCATTTCGGGTACAAATCCATCTTCAGATTCAATCGAATGATAAAG GTGGACACATTCTTTGAGTTCAGTGATCGTCTGGAGAGCCTCATGTCCAAGGCCTACATTTGGAG AGTGGTCCGCACCATTGGCTACCTGCTCTTCATGCTCCACCTCAATGCCTGCGCCTACTACGTGGCCTCGGCCTACCAGGGCATCGGCAAGACCACATGGGTCTACACTGGCAAAGGCAGCGC ttACCTGAGCAGTTTCTTCTATGCGGAGAAATCCCTGCTGATGATCGCAGAGTTGCCATTTCCCGACACCTTATTCGGACAGTTGTTTCAGATGGCCAACTATTTTTTCGGCGCCTTCTTTTTGTCCATCTTTCTTGGCCAG ATGAGAGATGTCATTGGGGCAGCCACCACAGGCCAGACCTACTTTCGTTCCTCCATGGACAACACTGTGTATTATATGGTGTCAAATAACATCCCCAAACTATGCCAGAACAGAATACGCACCTGGTACAACTACACCTGGGACGCCCAGGGCATGCTGG ATGAGTCTGAGCTGCTGGAGCAGATGCCTCTCGTCATGAGGACAGCCATTGCTGTTGACATCAACCTGGCTACCTTCCAGAAAATTGATCTATTTAAG GGTTGTGATAACCAGATGTTGGTAGACATGTTGCTGAGGCTTAAGTCTATTATATATCTACCTGGGGACTTTGTGGTGCAGAAG GGAGATATTGGTAAAGAGATGTACATAATCAAGTCTGGAGCAGTACAGGTGGTTGGTGGACCAGATAACTCCATCGTGTTCGTTACACTGAAGGCCGGCTGTGTGTTTGGAGAAATCAG TCTGTTGCAATCGTCTAAAGATGGCGGGAACAGGAGGACGGCTAATGTCAAAGCTCACGGCTTTGCTAACCTGTCCGTCCTGGAAAAGAAGGATCTCTTTGAAATTCTGGTCCACTACCCAATGGCTCAGAAGGTTCTAGCCAGGAAAGGAAA GAAACTGATGAAGGCTAAGGGTCCAGCTGCTGCTAAGGCTGTTGAAGATAAAAAGAAAGGACTGGCGCTGTTCGGACCCAaaccccccactcctaaaatgcTGCGTGTCTTAGGGGGCAGCAAAGGCTTTTTGGAGAAACTCAAG CAAGCCACTCAAAATCATAAAGATTGA